The genomic window GTCGACGACGCGCAAGTTGTTGGCCTGGAGAGAGGAGCCCGTCTCCGAAATGTCCACGATGGCGTCGACGAGCTCGGGGACCTTGACTTCCGTGGCCCCCCAGGAGAACTCTACCTCCGCCTTGACGCCATGCCGCTCCAGGTAGGCGGAGACCAGGCGCACCGCTTCGGTGGCGATCCGTTTCCCCTGCAGATCCTTGGGGCTTCGGATCGGCGAGCTCTCGTGAACGGCGAGCACCCAACGCACGGGAAGCCGGGTCGAACGGTTGTAGGGCAATTCGCAGACGAGATGGACGGAGGCTTCGTTTTCCAGGATCCAATCCATGCCGGTGATGCCGCAATCGAGGAAGCCCTGGGTGACATAGCGAGCCAATTCCTGGGGCCTGACGAGCCGGACCTCCATTCCGGGATGATCGATATAGGGCCGATAGCCTCGGGAGGAACGACTGATGGCGTATCCGGCGCGACGAAAAAGCTCGACGGTGGCTTCCTCCAGGCTGCCTTTGGGAAGCCCAATGCGTAGCTTTTTCTCACTCATCGGAAAAGAGTGGCGATGCTACGAAGGAAGGGGCACCCCTGTAAAGCGGTTTTCTTCACGACGCTGCCCCCGGGGAAGGGCGAGGAGAATCGGGCGAGGGGGAGGAGGGCTCCTCCCCCTGGAGAGAGTCGTGAAGCAGGCGATAGACAGTTTCCAGATCCGACGGATGGACCCGGGTCCCGGCCGTGGTCGTCATGAAGTTGGCGTCATGGCTCCAACGCGGCACCAGATGCCAATGGAGATGTCCTTCGATGCCCGCTCCGGCGGCCGCTCCCTGATTGAGGCCGATGTTGAACCCGTGCGGTGCAAACGCCCGCTCGAGCGCAGAGAGGAGCTTTCGCAGCAGCGCCATGGCCTCGAGCAGCTCGGTCTCCGTCAGCTGATCGAGTCGGGCGACGGGCCGGTAGGGAACCACCATCGAATGGCCGGCATTGTAGGGAAAGCGGTTGAGCAGGCCGAAGCTCGTGCGCCCACGCAGCAGGACGAGGTTTTCCCGGTCCCTGGACTCCCTGGCGATTTCCTCGAAAAGGGTGCTCTTTGGAGGGGTGGGATCGTCGAGATAAGCCTTGCGCCAGGGTGCCCACAAGTGTTCCATTGCCTGGACCGATCTTATTGCAATGACGCCTCTTGCCGGCAAGAGTAAAGCAATTCATTTCTTCGGCGGAGAAGACGAATACGAAGCCAAGCGCGTCGCACGGCTCTTTCTGGAAAAGGAGGGGTTGCGCGAGGATCCTTCCTTCGAGAGCGTTCCTGGGGACGGGCAGAGTGCGGCGGAGGCGTGCGAGCAGATCGACCGCTTGCGGGACGCCCTCCAGTCCGGCTCGCTCTTCGGTCTGCGCAAGGTCGTGCTTTGGAAGGATGTCCGCTGTCTCGGGGCCAAGGGGGTCGGCCGGGACGAAAGGGTCTCCGCGGCGCTCGCAAGCCTGCTTGCGGTCCTGCGAGGCCTCGCTCCCGAAGAGGTCGTCCTGGTGATTCAGGCCGGAGCCGTAGATGAACGGCGACAATTCCTGCGCGGGCTGCGGGAAATCGCCTCGGTTCATCTCTTCGCCCCCTTGGGAGGCGATCGGAACGAAGACCGGGCCTTGGGCGAGATCGCCGAGCGGATGCGCAGACGCGGCCTTTCTCCCACGAACGAGCTCTGCGAACGTCTGCTCGCCGCTTCGGGAGGGGACCGCCAGCGGCTCGATTCTCAAATCGAGAAGCTGGCCCTGTATCCGGCCGAGGAGCGGCCACTCACGCCGGAAGATCTCCGGCTGCTCTTGGGCGGCGGAGGCGATGGGGTGGTCTGGGACTTCTGCGATGCGGTCGTGGGGGAAAGCGCTTCCGAGGCACTGCGCGAGCTGCGGACGCTCTTGCGACAGGGGGAGAGCGAAGTGGGTCTCCTCCTGGCGTTGGCCCAGAAGATCCGCCTGGCGGCTTTGGGTCTTCTCCTCTGGGAAGGCGGCTGGCTCCACCTGAGCGGCTCCGGCCGCTTCGTCAAGGCGGAGGTGGCTCCCGAAGCCCAGGACTACTTCCCGAAGAAGAAGAGCGGAGCCCCGGTGAGTCCCTGGCAGCTGGGCATGACGGTCGCCGCGGCCAAGAAGCGGAGCGCCCGGTTCTGGGTGAAGGCGCTTCTTCTCCTTTCGGAGGCGAACCGGAGCATGTTGCGCGGAGGGGAGAAGCAGATCAGCTTCGAGCTGGCGCTCTTGCGGCTTCTCCGGGAGAAGCCAGCTCCGTCATGAGAGAGGACCCCGCCAGAAAGGGCGAGCCCGAGTATTCCGTGGTGGTTCCCTTTTTCAACGAATCGGAAAACCTGCCGCAGCTGCTTCGGGAGATCGATTCGGCTCTCCAAGCGCTCGGGCGATCGGCCGAGATCCTTCTCGTCAACGATGGCAGTACCGACCGCTTCGCGCGTCCGCCCACGAGCCCACGCTACCCGGTTCGGTGGCTCGATCTCACCTGCCGGTCGGGCCAGAGTGCCGCGATCTACTACGGCATCCAGGCAGCCGCGGGGCGCTGGATCATTCTCCTGGATGCCGACCTCCAGAATGATCCGGCGGATCTTCCCGCACTGCTGGGACGTCTGCAGGAGGAGAAGCTCGATCTGGTCACGGGCTTCCGCCAAAGGCGGCAAGACAGTTGGCAGCGGCGGTGGATGAGCTGGGTCGCCAATCGGGTCCGCGCCCGACTCCTCGCCGATCAGACGCGAGACTCGGGCTGCTCGCTCAAGATCATCCGCAGCGAGCTGGCGCGGCGGCTACCGGGATGGAACGGGATGCATCGGTTCATTCCCGCTCTTGCGCGTGGCATGGGATATCGGACCGGCGAGCAGCCGGTGCATCATCGTCCGCGGCACGCCGGCCAAAGCAAGGTTCGCCCTTGGAGGCGGGCTCTGGCGGCGACCATCGACCTGCTTGGCATGATCTGGCTCGTCCGGCGCCAATTCCGTGGACGGCTCCGCGGTCCGGAAGCCGATTGACCCGGTAGAGGTCCAGAATCGAGCTACGGCAGGGAATCGAGAATCTGCCGGAGCACCTGGTAGGGCAACCGGTCGGCGTCGATATCGTGGATGCGATCCGGGGGAATCCTTCCCAGCAGCGGCTTGGTTTCCGTCTCGTAGACGGCGATCCGCTCGAGAATCACCTTGGGATCGAGGTCGTCGGCCCGATTCGCCTGCCGAGCGCGACCCGCGACGCGCCGGATCAAGACCTCCCGGTTGGGGCAGCAGAGATGGAAGACGTGCCGGATGTCGACGGAGTCGGAGATCCGCGCGAGCTGGTTCGCGTTGCGGGGGATGCCGTCGAGCACGAGAAAATCGGTCGAGGGGTCGTAAGCGCCGGAGGCGACTAGCGTTCGCACATGTTCCTGCCAGACGCGGATCGTCAAATCGTCGGGGACGAGCCGCCCGCGATCCGAGTATTCCCGGAAGAGCGTCCCCAGCTCCGAGCCGGGATCCAGGGAGCGGAAGAGATCGCCCGAGGAGATGTGAACGAAACCGGGAATTCGGGCGAGGATCTGCCCTTGCGTCCCTTTTCCGGAGCCGGGAGCTCCGAGAAGGAGCAGCGAAGGAAATTTCACCCGCCCCTCGATGTGAGGCTCATCCATAGGTACGGCATTTTCCCCGATTGTCCTCCACGAGCTGGCAGATCTACACGCAAATCTGCCCGAGGTGCCGAAACTACTCCTTTGCTTTTCGGCTCGCAAGACGGCTTGGCAAGGATGACGCAAATTCAGTACCTTAGGCATGACAATTCCCTATGAATGACCTCGTGCTCGCCATGCCCACGCTCTTCCTCTCGTTTTTCACAGCGGCCTTCCCGCCCCAGCTGCCGGTGTTGACAGTCTGGGGGCTGCTCCAGTCCGGCGGATGGGTGATGCTGCCGCTATTGCTCGTCTCGATCATCGCTCTCTGGCTCATCTTCTACTGCCTGGCGTCGCTCCGGCAGGGCGTGGTCTGGACCCGCGATCTGGAGCGCAGGCTCGATAGCGTCTTTCGCCGCGGCGACATGGCTCTTCTGGGTGAGCTTTTGCGGGACAGGAAGGAGGCCGTCGCCCGAGTCCTCCGGGAGGCGATCGGTCTCTATCAGCGCCATCCCGCCGCGGACGCGGAGGCTGTGCGGTCCGTGGCGCAAGTCGTCGGGAGCGGAATTGCCGCTGGCCTCAATCAACGGATCTTGTATCTTCTGGATGTCGGGGTCATCTCGCCCATGCTCGGGCTGTTCGGCACGGTGGTGGGGATTTTGCGCTCCTTCGGCTCGATTGCGGCCGATCCGTCTCCCATGCGGACGATGCTTCTGGCTGGAGGAGTCTCTCAGGCGCTGATCGCCACGGCCGTGGGCCTCATCGTCGGGATCTCCTCCATGATGTTCTATTCCTTCTTCCGCGGCCGGCTTCAAGGGCTCCTGACGGTCTTCGAGGAGCGATCGGCCATTTGGGTCCAGGAGCTGATCCTCCTTCACCGCTCCAGCGGCATGGAAGCCGCCGCGAAGGAGCCGGCGGCGAGCGGGGTCGTCGAATCGGCATGAACTTCCGGAACCGCGTGCCCAACGAGCAGATCGCGCTGCAGCTGGCGCCGATGATCGACGTCATCCTCTTTCTGCTCTCGTTCTTTCTGCTCACCTGGAACTTGGCGCGGTACGAGGCGGACCTCGACGTGCGGGTCCCCAAGGCGAAGCATGGAGAGATTCCCAAGCGCCTTCCGGGAGAGGTGGTCTTGAACATCATGAAAGACGGCAAGATCACGCTCAACCGAAGGGCGGTCTCCCCTTCCGAGCTGGAGGAGATCCTGCACGGCGTAATCCAGCAATATCCGGACCAAGCGGTGGTGATCCGTGCCGACGAGGCGACCAGCTACGAGCATGTCGTTCACGTTCTCGATGTCTGTCGGGCGGCCAACGTCTGGAATATCGCCTTCGCGACGATCCGGCCCGACCTCACCACGCCCTAGGGGTAGCGATGAGAGGGCCCGAGAATGTCGTATCCGAGCCGCTGTCGGGCGGAAGGAGCCGCTAGAGCCGACATGGCGCGGAGGTGCCGGGAAGGCGTCCTGGACCGAAGAGAAGGGAACCCCTTTGGTCAGCGGGGCGGCGGAGGAAAGGCGGAGGAGATGGGTTCGACGGGTCTGATCCAGGTGCGAAAATCGCGCGCATTCCGTCGGCTGGGCCGTTTGCTCTTCCTTTCGGCGTTGTGCCTTTGTTGGATCGGGCGGACCGAGTCGGCCTGGTCGGCGGCCGCAGCGCAAGATTCCGGGGAGCCGCTCGAGCTGCTTCCCCAAGCGGAGGTGCAGTTCGATCAGGGAGTGGTGCTCTATCGCGACCATCGCTACTCCGAAGCGCTGCGCCTCCTTTCCGAGGCGCTGCCTTCCCTGACCCCACTAAAGAAGGAGGAGGCCCTCTTCGACATCGGCGAATGCTATCGCTCGCTGGGCCGCACCAAGGATGCTCTCTCGGTCTACCGGACGCTCACGCAAAGCAACCCGAAGAGCCTCTATGCTCCGGCCGCCTGGTTCTGGCAGGGCAAGCTCCTGATGGAGCAAGGGCATTATGGAGAAGCGATCCCGCTTCTTCAGCTGGCGATCGATCGGGGAGTCGGAGAGACCTCCGAAACGGCTCGTTACCTCATGGCCCTCTCGGAGTTTCACATCGGAAACGAAACCGCCGGATCCGAGCAGCTCCGGATGGTGGCTTCCGGGTCGTCCCCCTACCGTGGGGAGGCGACTCGGCTGCTCGCGGTCTACCTCGAAAAGAAGCGGGACTGGGCGAGCGCGCTCCATTATTGGCGAACCCTGGCGGAGCAGAGCAAGGAGTCGTCACAAAAGTGGCAGGCCACGGCGCGAGCGGGATGGGCGGCTCTGCGGGGCGGCGATGCAAAAACCGCCGAAGAGCTCTTTCGCCGGTGTCTCAGTCCGGCCGTTCCCGCCGAATGGCAAAACCTGGCTTATGAGGGGCAATTCGAAGAGGCCCTTTTGCAAAAGCGCTTTGAAGAGGCCTTGACGTTCCTCCAGTCCCATGCGGCGCGCTTCTCCCAGGAGCGAAAGGTCGGCTTGTTTTTGAAGCTGGGAAATGGCGCCCTGCAGGCGGGTGAGCCAGGGATCGCCTTGCCGGTGTTCGAACAGTGTCTTTCCCTGAACCCGGCCGCACCCGCGATGGCCGAAGCCGCCTATGGAAGGCTGGTCGCCCTGGCAGCACTCAACCAGAAGGGAGTTCTCGATGAGGCGAACGCCTATCTCGACCGATTCGGCCCGTCGAGCCCCTACGCGCTCCGTGTCCGTTTCATCCAGGCGCAGGCGCTTTCGGCGCGGGGTCGCTTTGCTGACGCCCTGCCGCTTTGGGAGTCTCTGGTCTCTCAAAAGCCGGAGGGGGTTTCCCGCTCGTCCGCGCTCCTGGGACTCGGCCGAGCCTACTTCGAGTGCGGGAGGTGGAAGGATGCGGCGGAGATCCTGGAAAAGCTTGGCACGGAATGCCCGGCGGCCCCAGAGCTCTTGACCGCTCGGATGACCGAAGGCGCGGCCTGGGACAAGGCCGGAAACTTCGCCAAGGCCCTCGAAGCCTGGAAGCAGGTGCTCGACCTGGCTCCCCAGGGTTCCCCGGAACGGGAGGCCGCCTTGGCCCAGACGGCCTTGCTCGCCAGGCAGATGAAGCAGCCCGAAGAGATGGAGCGGGCGTTTCGAGCGCTCGCGGAGGAATACCCCAAGGCCAAGCTTCGCCCCCTCGGCTGCCTGCTGCTCGGGCAGTCCGAGCTCGGAGAAAAGAGATACGCTGAGGCGGAAAAGCATCTCCTGGAGGCGAGGGAAGGAGAACCGACGCAATTCTTTGGCCCGGCAACGACGATGCTGGTCTGGGTTGCTTACAGCGAGAAGGACTTGGAGAAGACCAGCCGCTACTTGGCGGAGCTCGAGGAAAAGGCCCCGTCGGCCGCCGAGCAGCTTCCCGCCGCTCTCTACTATTGGGTGGGCCTCTCGTGGGCGAAGGAGAACCAGCTGACTTCGGCCAAGAACGCGCTCCAGAAGGTTTGCGCGCGAACGGATGCCGGTCAATATCGAGTGTCGGCCTACTGGGAATTGGCCGAGGTCGAGCGGAAGCTGCATGAGTGGCCTGGTGCCATGCAGTGCTATCAGGAATTCCGCAAGCTCGACCCGGGTGGTGCGGACAATAGCCCGGTGCTCTTGGGATTTGCGGAAGCCGAGACGGGCGCGGGAGAGTATGCTTCTGCACAGAAGCATCTGGAGCAGGTGCTGCTGCAGGAACCCGAGGGACGGCGGAACGCGGAAGCGCGCATGCTCCTCGGAAACCTCTATTGGGCCCAAAAAAACTATGCCGAAGCCGCCAAGACATACAGTACGCTTAGCCTCATCTACCAGGACGACGAGATTACTCCGCGAGCCATGGACAAGGCCGCTTCGTGCTTTGCGCTGTCGGGAGACGAGGCCCAGGCCGCCAATTGGCGGAGACGCCTGAAGGAAAAGTACCCGGATTTTAAGCCCGATGCCTGAACCGATCATTGACTCGAGCGAGCATCAAGGGAAGATCGCTCTCATCGCTCTGCTCCTCTCCCTCCTCGTGCATGTCGCGATCTTGGGGGTTGTGGGTCCGCTCCATGTGAGAGGGAGGATGGCCCTCGCATCCCAGGCCAAGGAGATGTCGCGTACCTTTCACCTGAGACGGGCGGAATTGCCGAACTCTCTTTTCCAGGCTCGCGCCCAGTCGAGCACCCCCACCATGGCTCCGGTCCCTAACCTGGAGGCTCCCACGGAGGTCAAGGGGGAGGAGGCGATCGTGCAAAAGCTGGCGCAGGAAAATCCCGTTCGCGTCCCGCTTCCCGATACGACTCCCGGAGGGGCCCCGGAAGTGGCGGTGCTGGCTCCGACGCCGCCGAGCGAAACGAGCCCCTATCTGCCGGATATGCGAGCCGAGGTGGAAAGCGCGACCTCCCAGACCAACGTCGGTCCTGCGGCCCCGGGTGCGCCGAACGACGCCATCGTTCTCCCCTCCGGGATCGGGCCGAATCCGCGGCCCGGCGCAAGTGCCGTGGGGCAGGCGGGAACCCATCCGGAAGAAGCGGCCGGGGGAGAGGGCCTGCCGGGAGCGGACGATGTTCAAAGCCAATTCCGGGCCGCCGCCAACTTCGATCCGCGCATCCCTCAGCCGATCATGGTGCGGCTTCCCAGCGATATCTTGTTCGATTTCGACTCCTACCAGTTGCGTCCGGACGCGGAGCCGCTCCTCGCTCAAGTAGCCGAGATCTTGAAGCGTTATGGCCGTGCCGATGTCGAGATCGGCGGCCACACCGATACCTTCGGGGATGACCAGTACAATGTGAAGCTGAGCCAACAGCGCGCCGAATCCGTGCAGCGCTGGTTCGAGCAGCGCTTGCCCGGAGAGCGGCTCGCCTTTCACGCGACTGGCTACGGACGCCGCAGGCCGATCGTCAACCCGCGAGGGACAATCGAGGAGCAGGCGAAGAATCGCCGCGTCGAGATCGTGATCCGGGCTCTCTCCCAGTGAGGTGTGGCTCCGCTGGTGGAGCAAGGGGAGGGGCTTTCTCGCTCGGATCAAGCGCGCGAGGCCGCTTCCAGTTGCGCCTGGATTGCTTTGGTGAGCGGAGGATTGACGCGCCAGCCGCCCGATACGTGAATGATGGCGCCATCGTAGCTCTGCTGAAAGATCCGGCCGTTTTGAAACCGGACCATCACGGTGACGTGGACGCCCGCTTCCTCTTGATTGGTCCAAGGGTTGATCGTGGGCATCTCTACTTCATTGACCGTGATTTCGTCCTGGGTGATCCGATACTTTCTCTTGGCCTCGGCAGAGAAGAGGTCGTGCTCGAAGGCCTTCCGAGCGTTTTTCTTCCCTGGTCCCGTCAACGAGCCGTACTGCCAGAGATAGACCGCCTGGTCGCAGCCCGCAAATACGGGGACGAGCAAGAGAAGAAGGAGATAGCGTCGCATACGGCCATCCTTTCTGCCAGGGCGCAGGGAAAAAAGCGAGTCCCCTCTTAGCCGCCCCATCGGCTCGGGCCTCGACCGCTCGCGCCCACCAGAGCCCGAAAGGAGGAGAGAAGCCCGGCAAACGGGGGGAGCTGCCGGTAGTCCGGCAGAGGGCGCGGGAGGCGCGCAATCCAGTTCCGATCCGCCCCCGGCTGGTTGAACCGGGTTTCGATTCCCAACAGATCGCTCACCAGGATGGATGCCATCCAGCTCGGAGCGTCGAGCAAGACCTGGAGCATGCGGAGGTGGAGATCTCGGGAAAACTCCCGTGGAGGCGTCTCCGGGTTCCAACCCAGGAAGGTCATGAGCCGTTGCAGCTCGAGCCAGGCGTCATGGCCGCTGGGGCCGAGCCAGCGCTCGACCAGGCCCCGGTAGATGCAGGCGATCGGGGGGTGGTCGTGGGTCGCGTAGGTCGCTACACTCAAGTGGGGATAGGTCGAGGCGGGCAGGTAGGAGTGATCTTCCGCCCGCTCGAACAGGGGAATCTTGAACCCGGGGATCCCGAGCTCGCTCAAGGCGGGGCGCACATAGTAGGGAACGAATCCCAGATCCTCCGCGATCACTGCGGCGTTCCCGGTCTCCTCGAGGAGCCGGGTCAGGAGCAGGACCCCTCGCGCCTCATTGCGGGCCGCATCTTCGGCATTCTCGTCGGATGCGGGAATGAAATGGGGCAACCTTCCGCCGGTCCTCTCCTTCGCCTCTTCCTGGGTCACCGGGAGAAAGTTCGAGTTTTCTTCCGGCTTCCAGGGAAAGGCGTAGATCCGGAAAAAGCCGAGAACATGATCGATGCGGAAGCCATGAAAGATCTCGAGCGTTCGAGCGATGCGCTGCTTCCACCAGGCGAAGTTCTCCGCCTCATGTCGGTCCCAGAAGTAGAGCGGGATTCCCCAATTCTGGCCCCACTTCTGGGTGAACGCATCGGACTGGAAAAACTTCTCCGGCGGCGCGCCTCCGCACCAGCTCGTGTCGAAAAGGGGTGGGTTGGTCCAGACATCCGATCCGTAGCGGCTGATCCCAAAAGGGATGTCTCCCATGAGCCGGACTCCGCGCCAAGCCGCGTACGTCCGCACCGCCTTCCACTGCCGGTAACCGATCCACTGGACGAATGCGTAAAAGGAGCGTTTCCGCAAAAGCTCCCGCGGGCGCTCCGTGCGGAGCCAGGTAAGAGCGCTCCGGTAGTGGGCGATTTCGGCCGGCCACCGATCCCACCGAGGATCCCCTCCTTGCTGCTCCAGGAGGGCTCGAAAGAGGGAATATCCCTTGAGCCAGGAAGCGTGGCCTCGGCAGAACGCCTGAAACTCCCCCCAACCCGGCGGCCGCTGCTCCCAAAAGCGCGCATAGGCACGTTCCAGCAGTGTCTTCTTCCGCTCCTTGACCTGCGGATAGTCGATGACATCCTCTTCGGCACCCTCCTCTAACCAGTCCTTCGGGATGTCTTCCGCCTCCAGGCCGGGGACCTCCTCGGGCTCCAAGGAGAAGAGAGAGGGTTCGAGGGCGATCGAGCTGATCGCATTGTAGGGGCTGTTGTCCCCGCTCGTCTCGTTGATCGGAAGGAGCTGGAGCCAGTGGATGCCGTGCTCCGCGCAGAAGTCGATCGCGTCACGGACCGCCCGGGCATCCCCGATTCCGAGATCTCCCGGTCGCCGCAGGGCGGAGACCGGCATCAGCAGGCCGACGACTCGTTCCGAAGGCTCGATCCGCACGCTCTATTGGTACCGGGGGATGGGCCGGGGGGACAAGAACCAAGCGAGGTCGCCAGGAACCCGAGCGAAGCGCAGGCCGGAGAGGGAAGACGGATCGTCGACCCCTTTGGACTGGATCAGCACCTGGTGGGTCCTTCCAAGGAAGCCGGGATGGGCGAGCGTCTGGAATCCCCCCACCGTCAAACCGTCGGGCAGCCTTCCTTCAGACCGTTGGGCGAGCGCGGCGAGAATCCCGACGAAGAAATGGTGCTGGTCGATGAACGCCAGGCTCTGCAATCCGGCTTCGCGTCCGCTCTGCTCGAGCACCCGGAAGTCGACGTGCGCAGTGAGATCCTGCTCTCCGGGGTTGGCGAGGAGATCTTCCGCCCACCGGTGGCGACGATAGGCCCGTAGAGTTCCGCCGGACCTCCCGGGAGAGAAGCGCTCCTCCGGGGTCAAGCCATAGTCGAAGGTAAAGACCAGGCCGCGCTCGAGTAGCCTCCCTACCCGGCGCATCCAGGACGGAGCGTCGGGGCTCACCTCGACGACCCAGCCCTCGGGAAGATCGGGTGGCGGCTCCCCAAGAGGATCGCTCCAGGGGCTTGCGCCGCGCAGGGGTTGCTCTTCGAGCCGGAGGTGTCCATCCTGGAGAGTCACGCAACTCTCCATCCAGCCGGTTCCCCGGCGGACGAGCCGACGGACCGGAAAGCTGTCCACCAGCTCGTTGGACAAGAAGATGCCGACGATCCTTTCCGTCTCGTCCCAGGAATCGACCCAGCGAAAGCGATCGGCGAGCTGGGCCTTGCTCACCCGCTCCTGCTGCTCTTGGCGGGCGCGGGCTCTGGGCTCGACGATGGTGTAGCGAAGCCGTCCCGCAAGATCCGGGTCTCGCCGCTGGAGAGAATCGACCAGGTCGCAGGCGAGCCAGCCCGCCCCGGCTCCTTGCTCCCAGAGATCGATCGTCTCCGGCCCTCCCAGCAGGGACCAAACCTCGACGACCGTTTCG from Methylacidimicrobium sp. B4 includes these protein-coding regions:
- a CDS encoding class I SAM-dependent methyltransferase, which produces MPIPEGETPLAALLRALLAQEGSIPFSRFMEIALYHPEHGYYARAPSLGIGRRGDYYTGPSAGPAFGRLFAETVVEVWSLLGGPETIDLWEQGAGAGWLACDLVDSLQRRDPDLAGRLRYTIVEPRARARQEQQERVSKAQLADRFRWVDSWDETERIVGIFLSNELVDSFPVRRLVRRGTGWMESCVTLQDGHLRLEEQPLRGASPWSDPLGEPPPDLPEGWVVEVSPDAPSWMRRVGRLLERGLVFTFDYGLTPEERFSPGRSGGTLRAYRRHRWAEDLLANPGEQDLTAHVDFRVLEQSGREAGLQSLAFIDQHHFFVGILAALAQRSEGRLPDGLTVGGFQTLAHPGFLGRTHQVLIQSKGVDDPSSLSGLRFARVPGDLAWFLSPRPIPRYQ